A window of Streptomyces gilvosporeus contains these coding sequences:
- a CDS encoding putative quinol monooxygenase, which yields MIFITVKFTVRPEQSDNWLALVDDFTQATRREPGNLFFEWSRSVTDPHQFVLVEAFRDGEAGKEHVESEHFKAAMEDMSYAVAGRPQIVSTEIPGMDGWGEMGEITPREPK from the coding sequence ATGATCTTCATCACCGTGAAATTCACCGTCCGCCCCGAGCAGAGCGACAACTGGCTCGCTCTCGTGGACGACTTCACCCAGGCCACGCGCCGCGAGCCGGGAAACCTGTTCTTCGAATGGTCCCGGAGTGTGACGGACCCGCATCAGTTCGTGCTGGTCGAGGCGTTCCGCGATGGTGAGGCGGGCAAGGAGCACGTGGAGTCCGAGCACTTCAAGGCCGCGATGGAGGACATGTCGTACGCGGTCGCCGGCCGGCCGCAGATCGTCAGCACCGAGATTCCCGGTATGGACGGCTGGGGCGAGATGGGGGAGATCACTCCCCGCGAGCCGAAGTAG
- a CDS encoding DUF6131 family protein, whose amino-acid sequence MIILGIILLIIGFLTGIAILWTIGIVLAVIGAILWLLGAMGHAVRGRRHYW is encoded by the coding sequence GTGATAATTCTCGGAATCATCCTCCTCATCATCGGGTTTCTGACGGGCATAGCCATCCTGTGGACCATCGGAATCGTGCTCGCCGTCATTGGTGCGATCCTGTGGCTCCTCGGTGCGATGGGGCACGCGGTCCGTGGCCGCAGGCATTATTGGTAG
- a CDS encoding GNAT family N-acetyltransferase, with amino-acid sequence MLATTLVPRTADLFGQGLEHRSGAALLRFGAARPRPAGRISWSGDGAAAWLDEARGHVWSVGEAQAAAGLVVRAAHGLPDGVREFTGPRGTDALVGRHLPVTDAVEWVFRWTLEEPPVHPAEERVVAFDASHHEELLAFLRVHSPAHSTGPGSSDVSLWAGIRADDGDGDGRLVACGALSSLRDSGAPLMASVATDAGLRGQGLGAALTSWLTRYAVRRHGFCTLWQLADNAPAERLYTRLGYRNEDPCVSARLAPTR; translated from the coding sequence ATGCTGGCAACGACACTTGTCCCCCGGACCGCGGACCTGTTCGGCCAGGGCCTGGAGCACCGCTCCGGCGCCGCCCTGCTGCGCTTCGGCGCCGCGCGGCCGCGCCCGGCCGGCCGGATCAGCTGGTCCGGCGACGGCGCCGCCGCCTGGCTGGACGAGGCGCGCGGCCATGTGTGGAGCGTCGGCGAGGCCCAAGCCGCGGCCGGACTCGTCGTCCGCGCCGCCCATGGCCTGCCCGACGGCGTACGGGAGTTCACCGGGCCGCGCGGCACGGATGCCCTGGTCGGCCGGCATCTGCCGGTGACCGATGCCGTGGAGTGGGTCTTCCGCTGGACGCTGGAGGAGCCGCCCGTCCATCCGGCGGAGGAGCGGGTCGTCGCGTTCGACGCGTCCCACCACGAGGAGCTGCTCGCCTTTCTCCGGGTGCACAGCCCGGCCCATTCGACCGGCCCCGGTTCCTCGGACGTGAGCCTGTGGGCCGGGATCCGCGCCGACGACGGTGACGGCGACGGGCGGCTGGTGGCCTGCGGGGCCCTGAGCAGCCTGCGGGACAGCGGCGCGCCGCTGATGGCGTCCGTGGCGACCGATGCCGGGCTGCGCGGCCAGGGGCTCGGCGCGGCGCTGACGTCCTGGCTGACCCGGTATGCCGTACGCCGCCACGGCTTCTGCACGCTCTGGCAGCTCGCCGACAACGCCCCCGCCGAGCGGCTCTACACCCGTCTCGGCTACCGCAACGAGGACCCCTGCGTGTCCGCCCGCCTCGCCCCGACGCGCTGA
- a CDS encoding aminotransferase class IV yields MDHLDGAPLSLADLKALALTNFGHFTSLRVDDGRTKGLPLHLDRLVHDCRTVFDAELDRARIREAIRQAASGQTGSYVVRVTVFDPQLGVASPGADAQPHLLATCRPVPRSCPPLRVATRAYQRDLPEVKHVGLFGQLAVRRAAQRAGFDDALFTEPGTGAFSEGGTWNVGFIDDRDRVIWPQARVLPGVTMRLLQDVHPSGTRPVTPADLPTLRTAFATNTAIGVRPLSAIDDQPLDPDHPVLAELRRRYEDIPSDAV; encoded by the coding sequence ATGGACCACCTCGACGGCGCCCCGCTCTCCCTCGCCGATCTCAAGGCGCTCGCCCTGACCAACTTCGGCCATTTCACGTCACTCCGCGTCGACGACGGACGCACCAAGGGGCTGCCGCTGCACCTCGATCGCCTGGTCCACGACTGCCGGACGGTCTTCGACGCGGAGCTGGACCGTGCCCGGATCCGCGAGGCCATCCGCCAAGCGGCTTCCGGGCAGACCGGGTCGTACGTGGTCCGGGTGACGGTCTTCGATCCGCAGCTGGGAGTCGCATCGCCCGGGGCCGACGCGCAGCCGCACCTGCTGGCCACCTGCCGTCCCGTTCCCCGCTCCTGCCCGCCCCTGCGCGTCGCCACGAGGGCGTATCAGCGGGACCTGCCCGAGGTGAAACACGTCGGACTGTTCGGGCAACTGGCCGTCCGGCGCGCCGCACAACGGGCCGGATTCGACGATGCGCTGTTCACGGAGCCGGGGACCGGCGCCTTCTCCGAGGGCGGCACCTGGAACGTCGGATTCATCGACGACCGCGACCGTGTCATCTGGCCGCAGGCGCGCGTGCTCCCGGGAGTCACCATGCGCCTCCTCCAGGACGTACACCCGTCAGGGACCCGCCCCGTCACCCCCGCCGACCTGCCGACCCTGCGCACCGCCTTCGCCACCAACACGGCGATCGGCGTGCGCCCCCTCTCGGCCATCGACGACCAGCCCCTGGACCCCGACCACCCGGTCCTCGCCGAACTCCGCAGGCGCTACGAGGACATTCCGAGCGACGCCGTCTGA
- a CDS encoding LLM class F420-dependent oxidoreductase → MTVGVALNASDADNQIDATVRLAAQAAEAGLRSAWFGQTFGADSPLLAAIVGREVPALQVGTSAIPVFGRHPLIVSSQAQTAQAATHGRYHLGLALGTKLLTESGFGIPFERPVARLREFLTALRQLTETGAADFHGELLTAATPIPARVPGAEAGVPLLVAAMGPQALRASGELADGILPFLAGPRALAEHIVPAVTAAAEAAGRPAPRIVALAHGVVTDDVDAVREKAAEQLAFYEQIPSYARVIELSGGERAVDVAVIGDEKTIAAEVQRYRDAGATEVVFGGTEIAGEADRLRTWALLGELAG, encoded by the coding sequence ATGACTGTGGGAGTAGCACTCAACGCCAGCGACGCCGACAACCAGATCGACGCCACCGTACGGCTCGCCGCGCAGGCCGCGGAGGCGGGGCTGCGGTCGGCGTGGTTCGGGCAGACCTTCGGCGCCGATTCGCCGTTGCTGGCGGCGATCGTGGGGCGTGAGGTGCCCGCCCTCCAGGTGGGCACGTCCGCGATCCCCGTCTTCGGCCGCCATCCGCTCATCGTCTCCAGCCAGGCCCAGACCGCACAGGCGGCCACCCACGGCCGCTATCACCTGGGACTCGCGCTCGGCACCAAGCTGTTGACCGAATCCGGCTTCGGTATCCCCTTCGAGCGGCCGGTGGCCCGGCTGCGGGAATTCCTCACCGCGTTGCGTCAGCTGACCGAGACCGGCGCCGCCGACTTCCACGGCGAGCTGCTCACCGCGGCCACCCCGATTCCCGCCCGCGTACCGGGCGCGGAGGCCGGGGTGCCGCTGCTCGTCGCCGCGATGGGGCCGCAGGCGCTGCGGGCGAGCGGGGAGCTGGCCGACGGGATCCTGCCGTTCCTGGCCGGTCCCCGCGCCCTGGCGGAGCACATCGTTCCGGCCGTCACCGCGGCGGCGGAGGCGGCCGGCCGCCCCGCGCCCCGGATCGTGGCGCTGGCGCACGGCGTGGTGACCGACGATGTCGACGCCGTACGGGAAAAGGCCGCCGAACAGCTCGCGTTCTACGAGCAGATACCGTCCTACGCGCGGGTCATCGAGCTCTCCGGCGGCGAACGGGCCGTCGATGTGGCCGTCATCGGTGACGAGAAGACGATCGCCGCCGAGGTGCAGCGGTACCGCGACGCCGGGGCGACGGAGGTGGTCTTCGGGGGCACGGAGATCGCCGGGGAGGCCGACCGGCTCCGGACCTGGGCCCTGCTGGGGGAGTTGGCGGGCTGA